A genomic window from Lotus japonicus ecotype B-129 chromosome 1, LjGifu_v1.2 includes:
- the LOC130743776 gene encoding pectinesterase inhibitor 10-like — METRRRRREGDPVRRRTSPPRRVRGRPHHQKIHREEATPVTPPAPPPPPLSPTPPLPSPPTSPEQRRSPEQSPVVSGGETQAPQAPISSQDWTRLISSIDDIRQRNDYLQEQLEYYRHEQQDEGEREAEAVAEFEPFSAAIREVVIQII, encoded by the coding sequence ATGGAAACACGTCGCAGACGACGGGAAGGAGATCCTGTGCGACGACGCACTTCGCCGCCGCGTCGCGTTCGGGGCCGACCGCACCACCAGAAGATTCACCGCGAGGAAGCAACTCCAGTAACTCCTCCAGCTCCGCCCCCGCCTCCTCTGTCTCCAACACCTCCGCTGCCTTCTCCACCGACATCACCAGAACAAAGAAGGTCACCAGAGCAGTCACCTGTGGTTTCAGGAGGAGAGACGCAAGCACCTCAAGCTCCGATCTCCAGCCAAGATTGGACACGCTTGATCAGCAGCATCGACGATATAAGGCAACGGAACGACTATCTTCAGGAGCAGTTAGAGTACTATCGTCACGAGCAGCAGGACGAAGGAGAGCGCGAGGCAGAGGCTGTGGCTGAATTCGAGCCATTTTCAGCAGCGATAAGGGAAGTGGTCATCCAGATAATATGA
- the LOC130743768 gene encoding uncharacterized protein LOC130743768, translated as MAWFTTLPRGSITNFRDFSSKFLVQFSASKTKQVTIEDLYNVRQSEGETLKQYVKRFSAASVKIEESEPNACARAFKNGLQPGKLNSKLIRKPAKSMAEVRARAKTYILDEEDDAFKRRRAKVEKDGDQWDATPEDKASKDKAEGSKRQDRKVRTAEKTTKDPLYPRKDNFECRRPWHQADSRRRGESGKSLSAHLTELLREVKATHAVEEGEREADPPRPKSDKTKWCEYHQSAGHDTGD; from the coding sequence atggcgtggttcacaactcttCCGCGAGGATCCATCACCAACTTCCGAGATTTTTCGTCCAAATTCCTCGTCCAGTTCTCAGCAAGCAAGACTAAGCAAGTGACGATCGAGGACTTGTACAACGTGCGTCAGTCTGAAGGAGAGACTCTGAAACAATACGTAAAACGATTCAGTGCTGCGTCGGTAAAGATTGAGGAGTCGGAGCCGAATGCCTGTGCCCGGGCCTTCAAGAACGGTCTACAACCTGGAAAGCTAAATAGCAAACTGATTCGTAAGCCGGCCAAGTCGATGGCGGAGGTGCGCGCGCGGGCGAAAACGTACATCCTTGATGaagaggacgacgctttcaagcGAAGAAGAGCGAAGGTGGAAAAGGATGGTGATCAATGGGACGCAACGCCAGAGGATAAAGCGAGCAAAGACAAGGCTGAAGGGAGTAAAAGGCAAGACAGGAAAGTCCGGACAGCGGAAAAGACAACGAAAGATCCCTTGTATCCAAGGAAGGACAATTTCGAGTGTCGTCGGCCCTGGCACCAGGCTGACTCTCGCCGGCGTGGAGAGTCGGGAAAGAGTCTAAGCGCTCATCTAACAGAGCTGCTCCGTGAGGTCAAGGCGACCCATGCCGTTGAAGAGGGCGAAAGGGAAGCGGACCCACCGCGACCAAAATCAGATAAGActaagtggtgtgagtaccaccagTCAGCGGGACATGATACAGGGGATTAA